One genomic window of Danio rerio strain Tuebingen ecotype United States chromosome 24, GRCz12tu, whole genome shotgun sequence includes the following:
- the ntn2 gene encoding netrin 2 precursor — MWRFQTLLSMLTVFQASSHSPNPFSGPQVTPTDPCYEETGAARRCIPEFINAAFGQEVSVSSVCGRPVSRSCSLVERDDRPAVRTCQICDASDPRNAHPASYLTDLNSAHNLTCWQSENLQSSPLNVTLTLSLGKKFEITYVSLQFCSPRPESLAIYKSMDYGRTWTPYQFYSSQCRRMYNRPNKAAITKQNEQEALCTDGHTDLYPLSGGLIAFSTLDGRPSGKDFDSSPVLQDWVTVTDIRVVFSRPQHTRALPMSGRESEDALGAPGSLPTYYYAVGDFQVGGRCKCNGHASRCVREKDGKLLCECKHNTEGPECDRCKPFHYDRPWQRATGKEANECLPCNCNLHARRCRFNMELYKLSGRKSGGVCMNCRHNTAGRHCHYCKEGFYRDMGKAITHRRACKACDCHPVGAAGKTCNQTTGQCPCKDGVTGITCNRCAKGYQQSRSPVAPCIKIPVIKPTAVISTTEEPADCDSYCKPLKGNLKINMKKYCKKDYAVQVSVLDMETVGDWAKFSVSLMSVYKSRGDPLKRGDHMLWVHMKDLACKCPRIHMGKRFLILGSTEGTANPERPGLQADKNSLVIQWRDIWTRRLRKFQRKEKKGKCSKA; from the exons ATGTGGAGATTTCAGACTTTGCTTTCTATGCTCACTGTGTTCCAAGCCTCCAGCCACAGCCCCAATCCATTCAGCGGGCCTCAAGTGACTCCGACAGACCCCTGTTATGAGGAGACGGGTGCTGCCCGCCGGTGCATCCCAGAGTTCATAAACGCAGCATTTGGGCAGGAGGTCAGTGTGTCGAGTGTTTGTGGGCGACCAGTGTCTAGATCATGTAGTTTAGTGGAGCGTGATGACCGTCCCGCCGTTCGCACATGCCAAATCTGCGATGCATCTGATCCCCGCAATGCCCATCCCGCCAGCTACCTCACCGACCTCAACTCTGCCCATAACCTCACCTGCTGGCAGTCGGAGAACCTGCAGAGCTCGCCGCTCAACGTAACGCTCACATTATCCCTCGGTAAGAAGTTCGAGATCACTTATGTCAGCCTTCAGTTTTGTTCGCCACGTCCTGAATCGTTGGCCATATATAAAAGCATGGACTACGGACGCACTTGGACTCCTTACCAATTTTACTCATCGCAGTGCCGTCGCATGTATAACCGACCCAACAAAGCTGCAATCACTAAACAGAACGAGCAGGAGGCTTTATGCACAGACGGACACACTGATCTCTACCCGCTTTCTGGAGGTCTCATTGCGTTTAGTACATTGGACGGGCGCCCATCGGGGAAGGACTTTGACTCGAGTCCTGTGCTTCAGGATTGGGTGACGGTCACTGATATTCGGGTGGTGTTCAGTCGTCCGCAGCACACTAGAGCGCTGCCAATGTCAGGACGTGAAAGTGAAGACGCTCTCGGTGCGCCTGGAAGCTTGCCGACGTACTATTATGCGGTTGGTGACTTCCAAGTGGGCGGGAGGTGTAAATGCAATGGCCACGCCTCTAGGTGTGTCCGGGAGAAGGACGGGAAGCTGCTGTGTGAGTGCAAACACAACACTGAGGGTCCGGAGTGTGATCGATGTAAACCGTTTCATTATGACCGGCCCTGGCAGCGGGCGACAGGGAAAGAGGCCAACGAGTGCTTAC CGTGTAACTGTAACCTTCATGCGCGGCGCTGTCGCTTTAACATGGAGTTGTACAAGCTGTCAGGCCGAAAGAGTGGAGGAGTGTGTATGAACTGCAGACACAACACTGCTGGACGCCACTGCCATTACTGCAAAGAGGGATTCTATAGGGACATGGGCAAAGCCATCACACACCGACGGGCATGCAAAG caTGTGACTGCCATCCGGTGGGAGCTGCAGGTAAGACGTGTAACCAGACGACGGGTCAGTGCCCGTGTAAAGACGGAGTGACCGGCATCACCTGTAACCGCTGTGCTAAAGGCTATCAGCAGAGTCGATCGCCCGTCGCCCCGTGCATCA AAATCCCGGTTATCAAGCCAACGGCTGTGATCAGCACTACAGAGGAGCCTGCAG atTGTGACTCTTACTGTAAACCACTGAAGGGAAATCTCAAGATAAACATGAAGAAATACTGCAAAAAGGACTATG cgGTTCAGGTCAGTGTTTTAGACATGGAGACCGTCGGTGACTGGGCCAAATTTTCGGTGAGCCTGATGTCTGTGTACAAGAGTCGCGGAGACCCACTGAAAAGAGGCGATCACATGCTGTGGGTTCACATGAAGGATCTGGCCTGTAAATGTCCTCGGATACACATGGGCAAACGCTTCCTCATCCTGGGCAGCACTGAGGGCACGGCAAACCCTGAACGCCCGGGACTGCAGGCCGACAAAAACAGCCTGGTCATCCAGTGGAGGGACATTTGGACGCGACGACTGCGCAAGTTCCAGCGCAAAGAGAAGAAAGGCAAGTGCAGCAAAGCATGA